Part of the Cervus elaphus chromosome 18, mCerEla1.1, whole genome shotgun sequence genome is shown below.
AGAAGAGAATGATTAAAACTGTGGTGTGACAGTACTATGGGTACAGCCAGCTCCACATGGAAAGGCTCTCCTTGTTTGATCCCTCACATTATCCCCTGAGAACGCCTTCCCCAGCCTATAGGTTTAAAGGAGCAGCATTTTTTTCTCCACTTGTTCTTCAGCAATTTTActcctcttttttcttccaaGCACTGACTACGGTGTGAAAGTATCTTGTTCAGGTGTTTGCTTATTGTCAGTTGTCTTCCCTTGGTTCCATAAAAGCAGGAATCCTTTCTCTTTGGCTCACTGCTATACCCCCACTGACTACAATAGCTGCCCTGTGTATATAAGTGCTCACTAAGTAttttttgagtgaatgaatgagtaaaaatTATAGGTCTAAGAGTGAGAAAAATGCACATTTATCCCACTTCAGTGGGGTTTTTATTTTCACACAATTACTCATTCATCCTGTGGTGGTAACAATGGTCACATTATTTGTATGACTAACTTTTTCAGTTGACACTTCCATGAAAACATCATATTacaaaaggaaacacaaacattAAGGAGGTTTTAAACAAACATGGAGGAAGGACCAATTTGAAATATTAAACCAAAAACATTTGACTATAGATCGATGAATATATTTTTACTCAataatgtatttttacttttcaacATGGTCTCTCAAGCATCTCTCTTTACTGTTTGTACTGGAGGGCAGGACTCACATATGCCCAGTAAGCTAAGGAATCTCAGTGTGGGGGACACACTCTAAATGGGCCCCCCAGGACTCTCACCCCTGGAAAGTGCCCCTTTGTGGAACCCCCTTCCTATGAGTGTCCATGGTGACTGCAACTTCCTTCTATCTAATAGAATATGGTAGAGGTGATAGGATGTCATTCCATGATTGTGTTATGGTAGTTAACCCACATCTTTCTAGCCAGCTCTTCTCTTAGGGACTCTCTTTGCTGGCTTGAGCTGCTATGTTGAAACAGTTCACTTGGTAAAGACTGGGGGTGCCCACCAGGATCTGAGGGCAGCCTTCAACTGACACCCAGCAAGAAGCAGATACCCTCAATTCCACAACAACAAAGGAAGAAATTTTCTTATTGGAAACATAAACTCCACTTAAACCATTATCAATCATTAACACTTCAGGGTCCATGAAGGATTTAATAAAAGGTTTGGTAGAAAGGTGGATCAAAGAATCTGACCTTGAAAGGGATGACTGCTCATAGGTGAGCATAGACTTGTAACAGGAAAACCCAGCTGGAAATATATTCCTCCAGCATCACCACTTTCCTAGGTCTGGGCCATATGAGTTGTTGCCCATATACTTAACGTCTTTACAATGATCCGATGAGGAGAGGTGTGTTTATGGGTCCCAAAGGTGGAATAAGAGGGATGGGGTTGTCAACAGAATCAACAAACAATCTATCATAGGAATTGAAAAGAATTTTATTCAAGCCAAACTGAGGACTACagcccaggagacacagattcaagaagcacTTGAATTGTGTTCCTCTGGACTGGAATATGGGAGAGGCTTGTATATAGGCAAAATCCACTAAGTTACATAAATTTTTTGTCAAGAATTAAGATTGGAACTGGCAAGTAATAGTGCTTGTTAAGCAAAAATAGGTTGGGCTCTGAAATGGTTGCAAGGGGAAACCTTGGGACGGTTAAGATTGCAGTTGGCAGTTGTTAGCAGATACTGTTTAGAAAACCACTGTTGGTGTCCTTTGAATTTTATATAGTTCATACAATTCAAGTTCTCGGCAAAGCAAGAATATGTTTGAAACCCCATCCATGGTGGCCACCCAGCTCCATTTTAGATGCATGAACCACAGTTTTTTATCTTACCAGAACAAAGAACAAACATCAAATATGACAGGGATACATTCCTTCAAACTTTCAGAAGAGGAAGATTAGCACGTACACAGCGAGTCAGCATGTCCTTGGTCCTGGGAAGGGACCCTCATTTTGAACAAGTAACTAACATTGGCATCCTAGGAAGGGGGCAGAGCATTTATTCCTGTCTTCAAAGTGGACGTTTTAGACGATCTGGTAAATGCactctttttggtttttttttttttttcaatgcttaAAGTAGGTATACCATGCGTGTCTGACAGGCCCTACAATGGGCCATTCTAGGTGGTGTAAATTTCAAGCCAAATCATGGATAAGCCAGAATGACTCCCCCATACCTCAGTACATGAAAATTCCCTCCTTCAGAACTCAGTCACAGACACCCTGAACAACCCTCCACGTTGACACTAACCATGGCCACGTGCAGGCAAAACCAGAGAAGGCAAATGGGGGGCAGTCACTGGGCCTGATGGTAACTGAGCCGGGAGAAATCTGCATCCTCACTGAGCTGAGATCACCTTCCTCTGCAGCCTGAGCATCGTCCTTCTGAGGGAGCTCTGGTTCAGATACAGAGCCTGAGCTTTCTTCTCGCATCCCCAGAAAAGAGGGACTCTTCTCACATTCCCTGAAACAGGGACTGCGGATGGAGGAGACAGGAGGCCAGGGGCCAAGGCCCGGGGTGGTGACCGGAGGACGGGCCAAGACGCAGCCAGCATTCACAGCCCTCTTCACGCTGCTCTTTGTCCTGCTGTGTTTCCTGGGCCTCCTGGCCAATGGCTTCATTGTGCTGGTGCTGAGCAGAGAATGGGTGCGACGTGGGAGGCTGCCCCCCTCTGACCTGATCCTCTTCAGCTTGGGACTCTCCGCTTCTGCCTGCAGTGGGTTGGAATGGGGAATAACTTCTACTGTTTCCTGCATCTGGTCGACTACTGCAGCGGTCCCGCCCGGCAGTTCTTCGGTCTACCCTGGGACTTCCTCAACTCCGTCACCTCCTGGTTGGCTCCTGGCTCAGCGTCCTCTTCTGCATGAAGATTGCTGACTTCACCCGCCCCTCCTTCCTCTGGCTAAAGTGGAGGTTCCCCGCGTTGGTGCCCTGGCTTCTGCTGGGCTCTCTCCTCACCTCCTTCATTGTCACCCTACTGTTTTTTGGGGGGAACCGTGCTTTGTATAAAGGGTCCTTCACTAGAAAACCTTTCGGGAACATGACCTGCATCAGTGGAGCAGGATTCTGGAAATGTACTATTTCCTGCCCCTGAAACTGATCACTCTTTCAATTCCTGGCTCTGTTTTTCTGGTCTCGATTGCTCTGTTGATTGACTCTCTGAGGAGACGCGCATGGAGGATGCAGCACAGTGCTCACAGCCTGCAGGATCCCAGCGGCCAGGCTCACACAGAGCTCTGAAGTCACTAGTCTCCTTCCTTGTTCTTTATACTCTGTCTTTCATGTCCCTGATCATCGATGCTGCAGGGTTCTGCTCCTCAGAGAATGACTGGTACTGGCCATGGCAAATTTTAATCTACTCGTGCACATCCATCCACCCCTTTATCCTCATCCTCGGCAGCCTCAGGCTTCGGGGGGTGTTCGGGCAGCTGATTTTGTTGGCCAGGAGCTTCTGGGTGGCCGAGGTGGTGTGATCCCCTTAACCAATCCATCAGAAGAGGCTCAAGTGAGGATGACAGAGCTACAGTCCATTTACATGAAAATGTCCTCAATATCGGTTGGATCATATTGTGGGCTTTCTCCtttgggaaggagaggaggggagtaAAATCTGGGAACTCTTTGAGCATAATTTCTTCCTGGAACACTATTAAAATGTGGCCCCAGAGGTCCCAGAGAGCCAGCATCATCCAGAAGGACAGAATATAAAAATTCTGtgttactctctctctctttgtatcCCCTCTGTTATGTGGAAGCCTTTGGTTAAAAAAGTCTTAACTgcactatcttttaaaaaagtaattttatttatttctttatttttggctgtgctggatctttgttgctgcacggccTTTTCTCTAGCTGTAGTAGGTGGGCTTctcatgtgggatcctcccggaccaggaatcaaacccgtgtctcctgcattggtaggtggattctttaccactgagccaccagggaagccccttaactgCACTATCTTACCTCGGTTGTCTGCTGGGAAATTAAGACAAATCGTGTCTGTTACTGAGCTAGTGTGTGGCTGGGGAGGCAGTGACCTTCCTGAGGATAATGTAATGGTCACTGTGTGAGCCCCAAAGGACAGTAATTGTGGTGGACAGTGGCCCGGGCTATGAGATCTAACAGTCCTTCTTTCCATGGAGATTCTTTTTCTCTTACCAAAGTTGGatactttgattttaattttattaaaactacTAGGTTTCTTCACAACGCATTTTCTCCTTAATATTTCTGTTGTTCTGGTTTTGATTTTCTCTAAGTGGCAGCCAGACTTGTCCCATGTTTATCCTTCCTTTggaagatttttcttctttttcagattgtctCAAACTTTTTCCTAAAGCAAATGTCCCAAAGTCACATGTGAATTAAATAAACATGTACTttttgttctgaaaaaaaaaaaaaagtttgtgttcaaaactgtttaactttttttttaaagaattacccCATTAAATCTTATGTTTAACTATTTGTTTAAAATAGTTTGTTCTAATTACTATGCAGaagtttttagaaataattttggaaaaaattttaattagagtTAGGTGCCTCTCAGGCAGAATATAAAAAGTTTTTGCTAAAAGTATCAATGTGCATATTTCAGAGACTAACCTGTAACTGGATTCCTGATAGAAATTTTAATTTCCACTGAgagtaaaaataatttccttactAATCAGGGTATATGCTGCTGAGTGGATATACACTCGTGAACTAAAATCTTTGGGGAAATTATTCTACACTTTAGCTTTAACTAGTTTTTAATAGGTAATATGTTtacattgttaaaaattcaaaaagtacTGAAgagtatatataaaaaatatctcTACTACTTTCCCCTTCTGAGATATTCTTAACAGTTTCAAGTTTGTCCTTCTAAAGATATTTTATTCTATGACAGAAAGCCTCGAATACCTAACAAACTTTTCAACTAAGTTACTTACAAACTACTGTATTCcaggtgctgtgcttagtcgctctgtcatgtccgactcttcggaaCTAACTAGCCAACTGAGTTATTACCTGTCACCTGTGGCCTTTACACAAA
Proteins encoded:
- the TAS2R41 gene encoding LOW QUALITY PROTEIN: taste receptor type 2 member 41 (The sequence of the model RefSeq protein was modified relative to this genomic sequence to represent the inferred CDS: inserted 3 bases in 3 codons; deleted 2 bases in 1 codon), whose product is MEETGGQGPRPGVVTGGRAKTQPAFTALFTLLFVLLCFLGLLANGFIVLVLSREWVRRGRLPPSDLILFSLGLXRFCLQWVGMGNNFYCFLHLVDYCSGPARQFFGLPWDFLNSVTSWLXSWLSVLFCMKIADFTRPSFLWLKWRFPALVPWLLLGSLLTSFIVTLLFFGGNRALYKGSFTRKPFGNMTHQWSRILEMYYFLPLKLITLSIPGSVFLVSIALLIDSLRRRAWRMQHSAHSLQDPSGQAHXRALKSLVSFLVLYTLSFMSLIIDAAGFCSSENDWYWPWQILIYSCTSIHPFILILGSLRLRGVFGQLILLARSFWVAEVV